The following proteins are co-located in the Pseudomonas antarctica genome:
- a CDS encoding NAD(P)/FAD-dependent oxidoreductase, which produces MTHRIIIVGGGAGGLELATRLGKTLGKRGTASVTLVDTNLTHIWKPLLHEVAAGSLNSSEDELNYVAQAKWNHFEFQLGRMSGLDREQKKIQLAATLDEEGRELVPARVLGYDSLVIAVGSTTNDFGTEGAAQHCLFLDTRKQAERFHQQLLNHYLRAHAGQTDVEEKISVAIVGAGATGVELAAELHNAAHELAAYGLDRIKPENMHITLIEAGPRVLPALPERIGGPVHKTLEKLGVTVLTNSAVSEVTADALITSSGQVIPASLKVWAAGIRAPAFLKDIDGLETNRINQLQVLPTLQTTRDENIFAFGDCAACPQTGTDRNVPPRAQAAHQQASLLAKSLKLRIDGKDLPSYKYTDYGSLISLSRFSAVGNLMGNLTGSVMLEGWLARMFYVSLYRMHQVALYGFFRTAMLMLGSKIGRGTEPRLKLH; this is translated from the coding sequence ATGACCCATCGTATTATTATCGTCGGCGGCGGCGCCGGCGGCCTGGAGTTGGCTACCCGCCTGGGTAAGACTCTGGGCAAGCGCGGCACCGCCAGCGTCACGCTGGTGGACACTAACCTGACCCATATCTGGAAGCCCCTGCTGCACGAGGTGGCTGCCGGTTCGCTGAACTCTTCGGAAGACGAACTCAATTATGTCGCCCAGGCCAAATGGAACCACTTCGAGTTCCAGCTGGGGCGCATGAGCGGCCTTGACCGTGAACAGAAGAAAATCCAGCTGGCCGCCACCCTTGATGAAGAAGGCCGTGAGTTGGTGCCCGCGCGCGTACTGGGCTATGACAGCCTGGTGATCGCGGTCGGTAGCACCACCAACGATTTCGGCACCGAGGGCGCAGCGCAGCACTGCCTGTTCCTCGACACCCGCAAACAGGCCGAGCGGTTCCACCAGCAGTTGCTCAACCACTATCTGCGCGCCCACGCCGGCCAGACCGATGTGGAAGAAAAAATCAGCGTAGCTATCGTTGGCGCCGGGGCAACGGGCGTTGAGCTCGCCGCTGAACTGCACAATGCCGCTCACGAACTGGCGGCCTATGGCCTGGACCGGATCAAACCGGAAAACATGCACATCACCCTCATCGAAGCCGGCCCGCGGGTATTGCCTGCGCTGCCCGAGCGGATTGGCGGCCCTGTGCATAAAACCCTGGAGAAACTCGGGGTGACGGTATTGACCAACTCGGCGGTCAGCGAAGTGACGGCCGATGCCTTGATCACCAGCAGCGGCCAGGTCATTCCTGCCAGCCTGAAGGTGTGGGCTGCCGGCATTCGCGCCCCGGCCTTCCTCAAGGACATTGATGGGCTGGAAACCAATCGCATCAACCAATTGCAGGTGTTGCCGACGCTGCAGACCACCCGCGACGAAAACATCTTCGCCTTTGGGGACTGCGCTGCCTGCCCACAAACGGGCACCGACCGTAATGTGCCACCACGCGCTCAGGCGGCTCACCAGCAGGCGTCATTGCTGGCCAAATCGCTGAAATTGCGGATCGACGGCAAGGACCTGCCGTCCTACAAGTACACCGACTACGGCTCGCTGATCTCGCTGTCGAGATTCTCGGCTGTGGGTAACTTGATGGGCAACCTGACCGGCAGTGTGATGCTCGAAGGTTGGCTGGCGCGGATGTTCTATGTGTCGCTGTACCGCATGCACCAGGTCGCGCTGTACGGTTTTTTCCGCACCGCGATGCTGATGCTGGGCAGCAAGATTGGGCGCGGGACTGAGCCTAGGCTCAAATTGCACTAA
- a CDS encoding DUF3094 family protein, producing the protein MTSRLNPDDQQHVEEYLQLSQNRVERKPFRPWLLLGVVLVAVIGLGLLSRLLSYLTL; encoded by the coding sequence ATGACCAGCCGCCTGAACCCCGATGACCAACAGCATGTCGAAGAGTACCTGCAACTCTCCCAAAACCGAGTCGAGCGCAAGCCTTTCCGGCCTTGGCTGCTCCTTGGTGTGGTGCTGGTGGCGGTGATCGGCCTTGGTCTGCTGAGCCGCCTTTTGAGTTACCTGACGCTATGA